The sequence below is a genomic window from Acidobacteriota bacterium.
GCATATAGGTGGAAGCCACGAACCCTCCCAGATCTCCCACGACACCCCCTCCAAGAGCGAGCAGCGCCGAATCCCTTCCGAATCGATCCTCGATCATCCGGTCCTCGACTAACTCTTTAATCTCTCTGCTCTTGCTCCCCTCACCCGGCGGCACAGCCAGCTTCCTGCAGGAGATCCCTCTCTTTTTGAGCGAATTGAACAGAGCGTTCCCATAAAGCTTCCCCACTCTTCTATCTGTAAGGAGGAGATACACCTCCGCGAGCTCCATGCCGGCAAGAACCCCGGGAACCCTTTTCAGGAGCCCACGTCCAATATGAAGATTGCAGGATTTTTTCTGGGAAGGAAATGTCAGCCTGAATGTTTTCACTTTACCCAACGCTTGCACTCCATATCCTTCCAGCTATAGCGAGGAGGACTGACCGGTCCGCATCGATTGCTGAAATAAAAACCCGGCTTTCGCCGGGTTCTATCATAACATGAATCTTCCGGGAAGGTTCTCAGTGTTTCTTTCTGGAGAGCTCCTCCAGATAATCCTCCACGAGCTTCCTCTTACCCTTCTCATCGAGGGAGACCTCGATGAGGCGGCCTGCCGCCGTGATGGCAAGATCGACGACTTTCTCCTTGATCCCCTGCATGGCCAGCCTTGCTTCCTGCTCGATCTTTTTCTTTCCCTGCTCGATGATTTCCTCCTGCGACCTCTTGGCCTGCTCTATGAGCTCCGCTTTAACTCTCTCTGCCTCTCTCCTGCCATCGTCGAGCATTTCAGTCGTTTCCCTCTTCACCTTTTCAAGCGCCGCTTGCTGTTCTGTAAGCAGCCTCTCCGCTTCATCGCGCGCGCGATCTGCTTGATCGATACTTTCCTTGATCGTTTTCTCCCGCTCATCGATGATGTTGAGGATCGGTTTCCAGAAAAACAGGCGCAGGAACAAAAGGACGACGAGGAACGTGACGATCGTCCAGAAGATGACACCGATGTCGGGAGTAATCAGTTTCTCCATCCGTCATACCCTCACTTCATCAAAACGAGAAGGATGCAGACAACCTCGGCGAAAAAGGCGATTCCTTCTATAAGGGCCGCGGCAATGATCATCGATGTCCTGATGTCTCCCGCCACCTGGGGCTGCCTGGCAATCCCATCCATGGCGGAAGCGGCCAATCGACCAATCCCGTATCCAGCACCAACGACTCCCAGCCCGGCTCCCAAACCTGCCGCAAGATAGGCCAACGCTTTAAATAATCCTAATGCTTCCATTCAAATCCTCCTTTGAGAAGATGATTTCGCATGATTCCCCTAATGATGCGGATGAACCGACATCCCGATGAAGAGCGATGTCAGCATCGTGAATATGTAAGCTTGAATGATGGCAACGAGCAACTCCAGAAAATATATGAAAATGGCAAAAGCGACGCTCGCCGGTGCCACGATGAGAGTCTTCAGGACGAAGATGAGGCTGAGCAGGCAGAGGATGACAATGTGGCCCGCAGTCATATTGGCAAAGAGTCGGATGCAAAGGGCGAAGGGCTTCGTAAACATCCCCATGATCTCTACCGGGATCATGATCGGAAGAAGAAACGGATTAATTCCATGGGGGATGAGGTTCTTGAAATGCTTTATCGGACCATGCTTGATCATTCCCGATACCTGGATCATGATGAAGGACATGCCCGCAAGCGCTGTCGTCACACCGATATTCGCGGTTGCTGTGGCCCCGTATGGGATCAGGCCAAGAAGATTGCAGGCCAGGATGAAGAAGAAGGTGGTCAAAAGGTAGGATGTGTATCTCCTCCCTTCCTCGCCTATGTTCTTGATTGCGATCTCATCGCGGACGAACTGGACCATCATCTCCAGCATTGCGGCAAGACCCTTTGGGGTTGCGCTCTTCCTCCGGAAGGCCACCGCAAAAAGTATGATCAGGACGAGCGAGGAGATCCACATCATCACGACATGCTTGGTGATGGAGATGTCTATCCCGAAGAGTTCGATGTGAGGGAGATGCACCTCTCCAATGAAGGGCACCTCTATCGTATTAGAGTTGAGGATATGATGCTCCAGAATCTCTGCCACGCCGCTCCCACCGTGAGAGGCGGCACCGGCAGCTTTCGCTCCATGCACGGCTTCAACGGCATGCTCTGCGGCTTCACTCGCATGTTCCTCGACAAGTTTTAAGATCATTTCTTTCCCCGCAAACTACCAGCGTATCTTACGAAGAAGATAACTTCAAGAATTTGAAATGCGAAATAATATAGCATAAAAGAAGAGATAAGCCATGCACGATTCGTATGGAAAGTCAGGATGAGAGAGACGAGGATCAGGGCTAGAATTATCATCTTGACAAGCATTCCGACAAAAAGAGTTGCAAGGAAGGTCCCTTGGGGCCTATCAAACGACCAGATGACGGCAGAGAAGAAACCAAGAGCAATGGCAAAGTTTGAAAGTGAGCCTATGAACAATCCCGACAGGAGTCCGGCTTCCGCAGTATTCCAGAATGGATAGAGGAAGAGGATCCAGGACAGAAGAAGCAGAACAAGAGAAGTCAGCAGGAAATTCTTAGCGATACTACTTTTTCCCTTCATGGAGCACTACTTTGATAAGGTTGTAGAATCCAAGAAAGAGTCCCAGAGCAATCCCTGCCAGCATCAACCAGGGCTCCGTATAGAACTTCTTATCGAGCCACTTTCCCAGGAAGAGCCCTCCCAGAATGGAAATGACGAAGAACCAGCCTATCCCCAGATATGGGCCTGCGCTTCGCCACACTCCCGGCAGATCTGCGCGCTTTTTATCTTCATCTTTTCTTTCCATCCCCGCCGACCCTGCTTCCAGGGATCAATCACGCTCATCCCTTTAGGCAATAAATATCAGGCAAACTGAAGATTATCACATTTCCCGGATGATGGAAATATTCTGCCTTTGCCTCACAGACCTGGCGGATCGCACAATCGGATTGTCCAACAAGCTGAGTTCTAAGAATCATCAGCCTGAGAACGCAAAAGGTTAGCGGAAAGCAATGGGGAGAAGCGCGAACCTTGCAAAATCAATGAAGGGGCCGGGGTAGAGCCCGATCAGGAAGATGAAAAAGACCGATATGGCAAGGGCAGACGTAACGCCTGGAGGGAATACAAACTTTTCTTCTTCTCTGGGCTGGCCCATGTACATTGTTACGACGACCCTCATGTAATAGTAAAGGGATATGGCGCTGTTGATGACTGCCGCTATGGCCAGCCAGGTGTAGTTGGCTTTGATCGCAGCACCGAAGAGCCACCACTTCCCGATGAATCCTGCAGTGGAGGGGATGCCAGCAAGTGAGAGCATGAAGATAAGCATGACGAAGGCTGCAAGTCCGTTCCTTCTGGCAAGTCCTGAAAAGTCTTCCAGTCTGTCACCCACCTGCTGAGTTCTCCTGAGAAGGACCACAAAGCCAAAGGCCCCTATGTTCATAAAAGTGTAGATAAGCGTGTACAGGATGACTGAAATGAGCCCGAATTTCTTGGTTTCCCAGTCGCCGAATGCGGCACCGAAGGCAACCACCCCCATGAGGGCGTATCCGGCGTGGGCAATGCTCGAATAGGCAAGCATCCTCTTGACGTTATCCTGAGAGATGGCGGTAATGTTGCCCAGCGTCATGCTGGCAAAAGCTATCAGAGCAAAGAGGAGCGTCCAGTCCTCCTGTAGATGGACGAATCCTTCGATGAAGACCCTCAGAAGGATTGCGAAGGCGGCTGCTTTGGGACCGGTCGAAATGAAGGCCGTGATGCTCGTCGGCGCCCCTTCATAGGCGTCGGGGGTCCACATGTGAAAGGGAACGGCAGCGATCTTGAATGCCATCCCGACAAGTATGAAAATCATCCCGGTCTCAAGGATGAGATAATTCTCGACCCCGTTCTCGATGGCGATCCGTATCCCATTAAGATTCGTCGTGCCGCATACGCCATAAACGAGAGAGATACCATAGAGGAGTATTCCGGAAGAAAAGGCTCCGAGAAGGAAGTATTTCAACGCCGCCTCGTTTGATTTCCTGTTCCATTTGATGAACCCGACCAGGATGTAAACCGAGAGCGCCATGAGTTCGAGTCCAACGTAGATCAAAGCGAAGTCAAGAGCCGAAGCCATGAACATCATCCCCACTGCGGCGAAGATGATGAGGGCATAGTATTCACCCTCCTGGATCCGTTCGTAGTCCAGATACTTAAAGGAGAGGAGTATCGCGAGAGCGGAGGAGAGAAGGATAACGATCTTGAAAAATACTGAAAACCCATCCACGACGAAACCCGGTCTTCCGTGGATATCGGGAAACGCTCCCTGTGCTTCTCCCGAGATCACTTTTCCATCTTCCTTCCCCTTGAATCCGATATAGGTCGGGATGAGAATCAGAACGATAAGGATGCTGATCAGCGAGAGAAATCCTATCCCCTTCCGCCAGTCTCTCGGGAATAGAGCAGTCAGGATGAGCATAACAAATCCAAAAAAGGACAGGAGGATCTCCGGTTTGATCCAGTGCATTCCTCGTATGATTTCAGAAACGCTCAGGGTCATCAGATCTCCCCTTCCTCCACGCACATCGGATGATTCTCCTTATCACTGTCCATTATGTTTTGGCTCAGTCCATTCCGGACAGGCTCATGGCGCGAGAGTTCCCTGGATTCCAGTTGATTCGAAGTGCAGTTAGAAGAGAGAGTTTTTGCGTAACTCTCCTCCTTTGCATAGTCGTACCTCATCTCAACCTGATGGACGAGCTTGTCCACAGGCTTGTCGAGAATGTTAAAGAATGGCCTGGGATATATGCCTATCCAGAAACAGAGTATGACGATGGGAAGCAGGGTCATCACTTCTCTGAAGTTCAGATCCAAGAGTTTCTCGTTTTCAGGCTTATCGAGTTTTCCGAACATCGTCCTCTGATAGAGCCAGAGCATGTAGGCGGCTCCGAGGACGATCCCTGTGGCTGCCAGGATGGCCCAGTGCTTCTGGGGAAGCTGGAAAGCTCCAACGAGTATCGTGAACTCTCCTATGAAACCATTGAGCGCCGGAAGTCCGATGGAGGATAGCATGATGATCATGAAATAAGTGGCAAAGAGGGGAATGACCTTCGAGAGACCGCCAAAATCCGAGATCATCCTGGTGTGCCGTCTCTCGTAGATCAGACCGACGATCAAAAAGAGGGCACCTGTGGATAGCCCGTGATTGATCATCTGGATGACTCCGCCCGATATCCCATGCCAGTTGAGGGCGAAGACTCCCACCATGGTGAAGCCTAGATGGCTCACTGAGGAGTAAGCCACGAGCTTCTTCCAGTCCTTCTGGACCATGGCTACCATCGCTCCGTAGATGACGCCGATGATGCATATTGTCATCAGGAAGGGCATGAGCCTCTGCGTGGCCAGAGGCATGATGGGAAGGGAGAAGCGGACAAAGCCATACGTCCCCATTTTCAGGAGAATGCCGGCAAGGATGACTGAACCAGCCGTTGGAGCCTCTACGTGCGCATCTGGCAACCAAGTGTGGAACGGGAAGAGAGGAACTTTGATGGCAAAGCCGACGAAGAAGGCAAGGAAGACCCAGAACTGCAGCGCATACCATTCCGCTGACATCGGCCCGAGCTGATGCAGAAGCCGTATGTCAAAGGTGTATGTTCCCGTAACAGCCCCATTGTAAAAGTAGAGTGCAAGAATTCCAAGAAGCATGATCACAGAACCGAGCAGCGTGTAAAGGAAGAACTTGATGGCTGCATAGAGCTTCCTTGGCCCTCCCCAGACTCCGATGAGGAAATACATGGGGACAAGCATCACTTCCCAGAATATGTAGAAGAGGAAGAAGTCGAGTGAAACAAAGACGCCGAGCATTCCGGTCTGAAGAATCAACATGAAGATGTAGTACTCTTTGACCCTTTCTGTGATGGCAGTCCAGGAGGAGAGAATTGAGATGAAACCAAGGAGTGTTGTCAGGAGGAGAAGCAGAAGGGATATGCCGTCGATCCCGAGTATGTACCTGGCTCCGATGGTCTGGATCCATGCGTGGTCCTCCACGAACTGAAATCCCCCGTTTCCTGCATCATAGACGAACCAGAGCGGAAGGGAGATAAGAAAACCAAGAAATGCCACAAGGGTGGCGAACTTCATGTGGAAGTTCTTCCAATCCCTCGGGAAGAAGAGCTGGATGATCGCTCCCGCAAGAGGAAGGAATGTCACGATGGACAGTATGTGAATCTTCGTTAGGAATTCAGTCATTTCTCATGCTCCTTTTCAAGCCATCTAAATAAATATGAGGAAGATGCTGAGCAGGATGAAAGTTCCCAGGATGATGACCGTCGCATAGCTCTGAACAAGTCCAGTCTGCACCTTCCGGAATACCCAAGAAGATCCTTTGATTCCGTATCCGAGGATATTGACCATTCCATCTACAACCCACTTGTCGTTGAAGCTGGATAGATGGCTCAAGCCGACGGTCAGATGCCTCACACCGTTTACGGTTCCGTCGATGACCCAGGTGTCGAAGTCAAAACTCCTCCTGCAGAGGAAGTAGTAGGGCTGCACAATCACTGCATCGTAAAGTTCGTCCACCCAGTACTTGTTGGAGATGAGCCTGTACAAAGACATGAATCTCCCGGCTACCCTCCCAGGAAGCCCCGGCCTTTTGAGATACATCTCCCATGCAATGTATATCCCCACGATGGCGATGATAACCGCCACCACCATCAACATTAACTCAACACCTGCGCTCACCTCATCCTCTCCTTCATGAATCTTTTCTCCGCCCATCCCTGCTGCCACTTCATGAGCCTCAAATGATGGCTCAAGGTAATGCTCGAAATAGTTGATGTCTTTACCAGGACTTAGAACCTTAGGTATCCCTA
It includes:
- a CDS encoding AtpZ/AtpI family protein, with amino-acid sequence MERKDEDKKRADLPGVWRSAGPYLGIGWFFVISILGGLFLGKWLDKKFYTEPWLMLAGIALGLFLGFYNLIKVVLHEGKK
- the atpB gene encoding F0F1 ATP synthase subunit A codes for the protein MILKLVEEHASEAAEHAVEAVHGAKAAGAASHGGSGVAEILEHHILNSNTIEVPFIGEVHLPHIELFGIDISITKHVVMMWISSLVLIILFAVAFRRKSATPKGLAAMLEMMVQFVRDEIAIKNIGEEGRRYTSYLLTTFFFILACNLLGLIPYGATATANIGVTTALAGMSFIMIQVSGMIKHGPIKHFKNLIPHGINPFLLPIMIPVEIMGMFTKPFALCIRLFANMTAGHIVILCLLSLIFVLKTLIVAPASVAFAIFIYFLELLVAIIQAYIFTMLTSLFIGMSVHPHH
- the atpF gene encoding F0F1 ATP synthase subunit B, with product MEKLITPDIGVIFWTIVTFLVVLLFLRLFFWKPILNIIDEREKTIKESIDQADRARDEAERLLTEQQAALEKVKRETTEMLDDGRREAERVKAELIEQAKRSQEEIIEQGKKKIEQEARLAMQGIKEKVVDLAITAAGRLIEVSLDEKGKRKLVEDYLEELSRKKH
- a CDS encoding NADH-quinone oxidoreductase subunit N; translated protein: MRGGRGDLMTLSVSEIIRGMHWIKPEILLSFFGFVMLILTALFPRDWRKGIGFLSLISILIVLILIPTYIGFKGKEDGKVISGEAQGAFPDIHGRPGFVVDGFSVFFKIVILLSSALAILLSFKYLDYERIQEGEYYALIIFAAVGMMFMASALDFALIYVGLELMALSVYILVGFIKWNRKSNEAALKYFLLGAFSSGILLYGISLVYGVCGTTNLNGIRIAIENGVENYLILETGMIFILVGMAFKIAAVPFHMWTPDAYEGAPTSITAFISTGPKAAAFAILLRVFIEGFVHLQEDWTLLFALIAFASMTLGNITAISQDNVKRMLAYSSIAHAGYALMGVVAFGAAFGDWETKKFGLISVILYTLIYTFMNIGAFGFVVLLRRTQQVGDRLEDFSGLARRNGLAAFVMLIFMLSLAGIPSTAGFIGKWWLFGAAIKANYTWLAIAAVINSAISLYYYMRVVVTMYMGQPREEEKFVFPPGVTSALAISVFFIFLIGLYPGPFIDFARFALLPIAFR
- a CDS encoding NADH-quinone oxidoreductase subunit M, which translates into the protein MTEFLTKIHILSIVTFLPLAGAIIQLFFPRDWKNFHMKFATLVAFLGFLISLPLWFVYDAGNGGFQFVEDHAWIQTIGARYILGIDGISLLLLLLTTLLGFISILSSWTAITERVKEYYIFMLILQTGMLGVFVSLDFFLFYIFWEVMLVPMYFLIGVWGGPRKLYAAIKFFLYTLLGSVIMLLGILALYFYNGAVTGTYTFDIRLLHQLGPMSAEWYALQFWVFLAFFVGFAIKVPLFPFHTWLPDAHVEAPTAGSVILAGILLKMGTYGFVRFSLPIMPLATQRLMPFLMTICIIGVIYGAMVAMVQKDWKKLVAYSSVSHLGFTMVGVFALNWHGISGGVIQMINHGLSTGALFLIVGLIYERRHTRMISDFGGLSKVIPLFATYFMIIMLSSIGLPALNGFIGEFTILVGAFQLPQKHWAILAATGIVLGAAYMLWLYQRTMFGKLDKPENEKLLDLNFREVMTLLPIVILCFWIGIYPRPFFNILDKPVDKLVHQVEMRYDYAKEESYAKTLSSNCTSNQLESRELSRHEPVRNGLSQNIMDSDKENHPMCVEEGEI
- the atpE gene encoding ATP synthase F0 subunit C — translated: MEALGLFKALAYLAAGLGAGLGVVGAGYGIGRLAASAMDGIARQPQVAGDIRTSMIIAAALIEGIAFFAEVVCILLVLMK